A genome region from Labilibaculum antarcticum includes the following:
- a CDS encoding chloride channel protein has translation MIGNTRWRRFLIWRLRHINNQSFILILSVLIGIASGMTALVLKTAVYRGREFLLEGINWSYQNYLFFLYPMIGVGLTLVFKKYIIRDLAKHNVTSLLHAISKRSSIVKFHKTYSSIIGSIITAGFGGSIGLESPIISSGAAIGSNMGRNFHLNYKEITLMLACGASGAIAAIFNTPIAAIVFALEVLLIDLSRFSLIPLLMASVSGAITTKLFLDENILIEFTIIHPFEISDIPFFILLGILSGLVSVYFSRTFLWIESRFEQIKFLRNRMLIGGISLGILIFYFPALYGEGYNIVKALMGGDLQEVFQSSLLENYTHVWYVVILFIGALVIFKVIAASITLGAGGIGGIFAPAVFTGAMLGFLFVFVYNHFQWGEPLSESNFTLVGMASVLGGVLHAPLTGIFLIAEITRGYELIVPLMLSTTISFITAKSFQKESIITAQLAKRGELITHNKDLAVLRFMQLSKVIETDLLTILEDKNLGELVKVISKSKRNIFPVLTEEGYLIGIILLDQVREIMFNDEMYSTPISSFMIMPPASISLTDSMERVLSKFTETGAWNLPVLDKGKYVGFVSKSKLFSAYRQHLVEITAD, from the coding sequence ATGATCGGAAACACGCGTTGGCGTCGATTTCTAATATGGAGACTTCGTCATATCAACAACCAAAGCTTTATTTTAATTCTGAGCGTACTTATTGGTATTGCTTCAGGAATGACAGCGCTTGTTTTGAAGACAGCAGTTTATCGTGGAAGGGAATTTTTATTGGAAGGAATCAATTGGAGTTATCAGAATTATCTATTTTTTCTGTATCCGATGATCGGTGTTGGTCTTACCTTAGTATTTAAAAAGTACATCATTCGTGATCTTGCGAAACACAATGTTACATCGCTGTTACATGCAATATCAAAGAGAAGTAGTATTGTGAAATTTCACAAAACCTATTCGTCTATTATTGGTTCGATTATCACTGCAGGATTTGGGGGTAGTATTGGTTTGGAGTCTCCTATTATTTCTTCGGGAGCAGCGATTGGGTCTAATATGGGTCGTAATTTTCATTTAAATTATAAGGAGATTACTTTGATGTTGGCTTGTGGTGCATCTGGAGCCATTGCAGCTATTTTTAATACTCCAATTGCTGCAATTGTTTTTGCACTGGAAGTATTACTGATTGATTTATCCAGATTCTCATTGATTCCCTTATTAATGGCTTCGGTAAGTGGCGCAATTACCACGAAGCTATTTTTAGATGAGAATATATTGATTGAGTTTACGATTATTCACCCTTTTGAGATAAGCGATATTCCATTCTTTATTTTATTGGGTATTTTGTCTGGATTAGTTTCTGTTTACTTCAGCCGAACATTTCTTTGGATCGAAAGCCGATTCGAACAGATTAAATTTCTAAGAAACAGAATGCTGATTGGAGGAATCTCTTTAGGAATACTTATTTTTTATTTCCCCGCTTTGTATGGTGAAGGTTATAATATAGTAAAGGCTTTAATGGGAGGTGACCTGCAAGAGGTGTTTCAATCGAGTTTGTTAGAAAATTATACTCATGTTTGGTATGTCGTGATTCTATTTATTGGAGCTTTGGTTATTTTTAAAGTAATTGCTGCATCAATAACTTTGGGAGCAGGTGGAATTGGGGGAATATTTGCACCTGCTGTATTTACCGGAGCAATGTTAGGTTTCCTGTTCGTATTTGTTTACAACCATTTTCAATGGGGAGAACCTCTTTCCGAAAGCAATTTTACACTGGTTGGTATGGCCAGTGTTTTAGGGGGAGTATTGCATGCACCATTAACCGGAATTTTTCTGATTGCAGAAATTACCAGAGGATACGAGTTAATTGTTCCATTGATGCTCTCAACTACTATTTCTTTTATTACAGCGAAGAGTTTTCAAAAGGAATCAATTATCACAGCGCAATTGGCAAAAAGAGGAGAGTTGATTACTCACAATAAGGATCTTGCCGTTTTACGATTTATGCAGCTTTCAAAAGTGATAGAAACGGATTTATTAACCATTTTAGAAGATAAGAATTTAGGAGAATTAGTGAAAGTGATATCTAAATCGAAAAGAAATATATTTCCAGTACTTACCGAGGAAGGTTATTTAATTGGAATCATTCTGCTCGATCAGGTTCGTGAAATCATGTTCAACGATGAAATGTACTCGACACCAATAAGCAGCTTCATGATTATGCCTCCCGCCTCAATTTCCTTAACCGATTCTATGGAGAGGGTATTAAGCAAATTTACGGAGACAGGAGCATGGAATCTACCTGTTTTGGATAAAGGTAAGTATGTAGGATTCGTGTCAAAATCCAAATTGTTTTCTGCTTACCGGCAGCATTTGGTTGAGATCACTGCCGATTAG
- a CDS encoding ExbD/TolR family protein, with the protein MALKSRNKVNPNFSMSSMTDIVFLLLIFFMVTSTLIAPNALKLLLPKSKNQTAAKPITTVSIDKKFNFFIEMIPVPFSQLENRLQKRLAREEDPTISLHVDKSVPMEQVVKVMNIAKNNKYKLILATRAK; encoded by the coding sequence ATGGCATTAAAATCCAGAAATAAGGTAAATCCTAATTTTAGTATGTCATCGATGACAGATATTGTGTTCTTGTTGCTCATATTTTTTATGGTAACATCAACTCTTATCGCTCCCAATGCACTAAAATTACTTCTGCCTAAAAGTAAGAATCAAACGGCGGCAAAACCGATAACTACAGTTTCTATCGATAAAAAATTCAACTTTTTTATTGAAATGATACCTGTTCCGTTTTCACAATTGGAAAATCGTCTGCAAAAACGTTTGGCCAGAGAGGAAGATCCAACTATCTCCTTGCACGTTGACAAATCCGTACCTATGGAACAAGTGGTTAAAGTAATGAATATCGCTAAAAACAATAAGTACAAGTTAATATTGGCTACAAGAGCTAAATAA
- a CDS encoding NAD(P)H-dependent flavin oxidoreductase, whose translation MTNRITSLFNIELPIIQGGMVWCSGWKLATAVSNAGGLGLIGAGSMHPDIFQEHIRKAKAATNKPFGVNVPLLYPEIDQIMDIIVKEGVKIVFTSAGSPKKWTPFLKKHGITVVHVVSSAFFAKKCEDAGVDAVVAEGFEAGGHNGREETTTITLIPSVRKAIQLPLIAAGGIGSGESMLSAMVLGADGVQIGTRFAISEESSAHENFKKSVLELSEGGTKLALKKLAPTRLVKNHFFNQVNEAECRGASPEEMKEILGKGRAKSGMFEGNLEEGELEIGQVSALINKIQPVSEIIDQIKQEYQESLAQLQSDKYTF comes from the coding sequence ATGACAAATAGAATAACATCTCTTTTTAATATCGAATTGCCAATTATTCAAGGTGGAATGGTTTGGTGTTCAGGTTGGAAACTGGCAACAGCAGTTAGTAATGCTGGAGGACTTGGATTAATTGGTGCCGGATCGATGCACCCAGATATATTTCAGGAACATATCCGGAAAGCCAAAGCTGCAACCAACAAACCATTTGGTGTTAATGTTCCTCTGCTATATCCTGAAATAGACCAGATAATGGATATCATCGTAAAGGAAGGTGTTAAAATTGTATTTACATCAGCTGGAAGTCCTAAAAAATGGACTCCTTTTTTAAAGAAACATGGAATTACAGTAGTGCACGTAGTATCAAGTGCATTTTTCGCTAAAAAATGTGAAGATGCTGGTGTTGATGCAGTTGTTGCCGAAGGTTTTGAGGCAGGAGGTCATAACGGAAGAGAGGAAACAACTACAATAACATTAATTCCTTCGGTTAGAAAAGCGATTCAATTGCCATTGATTGCAGCAGGCGGAATAGGATCTGGAGAGAGCATGTTATCGGCGATGGTGTTAGGGGCTGATGGTGTGCAAATAGGAACCCGTTTTGCAATATCTGAAGAATCGTCGGCTCACGAAAATTTTAAAAAATCGGTACTGGAACTAAGTGAAGGCGGAACAAAACTGGCTCTAAAAAAGTTAGCTCCTACTCGTTTGGTTAAAAATCATTTTTTCAATCAAGTGAATGAAGCGGAATGCAGAGGTGCATCCCCGGAAGAGATGAAGGAAATATTAGGAAAAGGCCGTGCTAAAAGTGGCATGTTTGAAGGAAATTTAGAGGAAGGCGAATTGGAGATTGGACAGGTTTCAGCCCTAATCAATAAAATACAACCGGTTTCTGAAATTATAGATCAAATAAAACAAGAGTATCAAGAAAGTCTGGCTCAATTGCAATCAGATAAATATACATTTTAA
- a CDS encoding chloride channel protein, protein MKKKSLLGRFLVWRLKHISIRQFIMMLAVLIGITSGIAAVIIKHLVHFISSLLQNNSSPEYKNILYVVYPTIGILMAVLFIKYVIRRPVRHGIPNVLYGISKTNAHISRHNMFSSIVTSAFTVGFGGSVGLEGPSVATGAALGSNIGRLFHLNYKHVTLLLGCACAGAMAAIFKAPIAAIVFALEVIMLDLTMWSLVPLLLASASAVITSYFFLGMDVLYPFKVENVFDMSDIPYYIALGIFTGLIATYFTKCYMFIHGIFEKIESTYKKLIFGGLSLGLIIFFFPALFGEGYEAINSSLSGDYSYLFNNSFFYPFKDEFWMVVVLLILVIFFKVIASSITFGAGGVGGIFAPTLFMGVNAGVLFAKIVQSLGLRNLEVNNFALIGMAGMIAGVLHAPLTGLFLIADISGGYQLFVPLMITATISYATVKTFETHSVYTIQLARRKELMTHDKDQNVLSLMRVTKLIEKDFNTVNSDATLGDLVKVIAIAHRNIFIVIDEENNFQGIVKLDDIREIMFQPEKYDKVFVRDLMIIPEVVIQHDESMADVASKYQYSDKFNLVVLNEGKYCGCVSRAQIFSTYRRMLKHFSED, encoded by the coding sequence GTGAAGAAAAAATCATTATTGGGTCGTTTTTTAGTTTGGCGTTTAAAGCACATTAGTATCCGCCAGTTTATTATGATGTTAGCCGTGCTTATTGGTATAACCTCTGGAATTGCAGCTGTTATAATTAAACATTTGGTTCATTTTATTAGTTCTCTACTTCAGAATAATTCTTCTCCTGAATATAAAAATATATTATACGTCGTTTATCCCACTATTGGAATTTTGATGGCCGTTTTATTTATAAAATATGTAATAAGACGTCCGGTGCGGCATGGTATTCCTAATGTATTGTATGGCATCTCTAAAACAAATGCTCATATTAGCCGTCACAATATGTTCTCGTCAATTGTAACATCTGCTTTTACTGTAGGATTTGGTGGTTCTGTTGGTTTGGAGGGACCGTCTGTAGCGACCGGAGCAGCTTTGGGATCAAATATTGGTCGCTTATTTCATTTAAATTACAAACATGTTACATTACTTTTAGGTTGTGCTTGTGCGGGAGCAATGGCGGCTATTTTTAAAGCTCCAATTGCGGCAATAGTATTTGCATTGGAGGTGATCATGCTTGATTTGACCATGTGGTCTTTGGTTCCTCTTTTGCTGGCATCAGCTTCTGCTGTAATTACTTCTTACTTCTTTTTAGGAATGGATGTTTTGTATCCTTTTAAAGTAGAGAATGTATTTGATATGTCGGATATCCCATACTATATTGCTTTGGGGATTTTCACAGGTTTGATAGCAACTTATTTTACGAAATGTTACATGTTTATACATGGTATTTTCGAGAAAATTGAATCAACTTATAAAAAGTTAATTTTTGGAGGTTTATCTCTTGGACTTATTATCTTCTTTTTTCCGGCTTTATTTGGTGAGGGATACGAAGCTATAAACTCATCACTTTCAGGTGATTATTCATATTTATTCAATAATTCATTCTTTTATCCTTTTAAGGATGAATTTTGGATGGTTGTTGTTTTGTTGATTCTGGTAATCTTTTTTAAAGTAATTGCTTCTTCGATAACTTTTGGAGCGGGTGGAGTAGGTGGAATTTTTGCACCAACACTTTTTATGGGTGTCAATGCGGGAGTTTTGTTTGCCAAAATTGTGCAGTCCTTAGGGTTAAGAAATCTAGAGGTTAATAATTTCGCTCTTATTGGAATGGCCGGAATGATTGCGGGAGTATTACACGCACCCTTAACAGGATTGTTTTTAATTGCAGATATATCAGGTGGTTATCAATTATTTGTTCCCTTAATGATCACGGCTACTATCTCCTACGCAACAGTAAAAACTTTTGAAACTCATTCTGTGTATACTATTCAATTGGCAAGGCGTAAAGAATTAATGACTCATGATAAAGATCAAAATGTATTGTCGTTAATGCGGGTTACTAAGTTAATTGAGAAAGATTTTAATACTGTAAATTCAGATGCAACTTTAGGAGATTTGGTAAAGGTAATTGCCATAGCACATCGAAATATTTTTATTGTAATTGATGAAGAGAACAATTTCCAAGGCATCGTTAAGTTGGATGATATTCGTGAAATCATGTTTCAGCCTGAAAAGTACGATAAAGTTTTTGTGCGGGATTTAATGATCATTCCTGAGGTTGTAATCCAGCACGACGAGTCGATGGCGGATGTGGCTAGTAAATATCAATATTCCGATAAATTTAATCTGGTTGTTCTTAATGAAGGTAAGTATTGTGGATGTGTGTCTCGCGCGCAAATTTTTTCGACTTACCGACGCATGTTAAAACATTTTTCCGAAGATTAA
- the glyA gene encoding serine hydroxymethyltransferase: MERDIQIFDLIDQEYLRQKNGIELIASENFVSQQVMDAMGSCLTNKYAEGYPGKRYYGGCQIVDQTEQLAIDRACELFGAEYANVQPHSGAQANAAVFYACLQPGDTFLGLDLSHGGHLSHGSPVNLSGTLYNPVAYHVKEETGTVDYDELEQLAIENKPKMIVAGASAYSRDWDFVRLREIADKVGCLLMADIAHPAGLIAKGLLSNPVPYCHIVTTTTHKTLRGPRGGLIIMGKDFENPWGQTTPKGEIKMMSQVINFAVFPGQQGGPLEHIIAAKAVAFGEALTDSFKQYAVQMQKNAKVMAAEFMRLGYKVISDGTDNHSMLVDLRSKFPEISGKKVENVLVKADITINKNMVPFDTRSPFATSGLRVGTPAITTRGLKEEHMPVIVQMIDEVISNIENEEVIASVRERVNEMMCERPMFAY; encoded by the coding sequence ATGGAAAGAGATATTCAAATTTTCGACCTTATTGATCAGGAATACCTACGTCAAAAGAATGGTATTGAATTAATTGCTTCTGAGAACTTCGTGAGTCAGCAAGTAATGGACGCAATGGGCTCATGCCTAACAAATAAATATGCTGAAGGATATCCAGGTAAGAGATACTATGGTGGATGTCAGATTGTAGATCAGACAGAACAATTGGCTATTGACAGAGCGTGTGAATTATTTGGTGCAGAATATGCTAATGTGCAACCTCATTCGGGAGCTCAGGCAAATGCAGCTGTTTTTTATGCTTGTTTGCAACCAGGTGATACTTTCTTAGGATTGGATTTGTCGCACGGTGGTCACTTATCACACGGATCACCTGTAAACCTTTCTGGTACTTTGTATAATCCTGTTGCATATCATGTAAAAGAGGAAACAGGAACAGTAGATTACGATGAGTTAGAGCAATTGGCTATAGAAAACAAGCCTAAGATGATTGTTGCTGGAGCGTCTGCTTACTCCCGCGATTGGGATTTTGTTCGTTTGCGCGAAATCGCCGACAAGGTAGGCTGTTTGCTTATGGCTGATATTGCTCACCCTGCAGGATTAATCGCAAAGGGATTGTTGAGTAATCCGGTTCCTTACTGTCATATTGTTACTACTACCACTCATAAAACGCTTCGCGGACCACGTGGAGGTTTGATCATTATGGGAAAAGATTTTGAGAACCCATGGGGACAAACAACACCAAAAGGTGAAATTAAAATGATGTCTCAGGTTATAAATTTTGCTGTTTTCCCAGGACAACAAGGAGGACCACTTGAGCATATTATTGCTGCTAAAGCGGTTGCTTTTGGAGAAGCTTTAACAGATTCATTCAAGCAGTATGCGGTTCAAATGCAAAAAAATGCAAAGGTAATGGCGGCTGAATTTATGCGTTTGGGATATAAAGTTATTTCTGATGGAACTGATAACCATTCAATGTTGGTTGATCTTCGTTCTAAATTTCCTGAAATTTCGGGTAAGAAAGTAGAGAATGTATTAGTGAAGGCAGATATTACCATTAATAAAAATATGGTTCCATTTGATACCCGTTCGCCATTTGCTACATCTGGTTTACGTGTTGGAACTCCGGCAATCACAACTCGTGGTTTAAAGGAGGAGCATATGCCGGTTATCGTTCAAATGATTGATGAGGTAATTAGTAATATTGAAAACGAGGAAGTAATTGCTTCTGTTCGCGAGCGTGTAAACGAAATGATGTGTGAACGTCCTATGTTTGCTTACTAA
- a CDS encoding cell envelope integrity protein TolA: protein MSNSKGKRIGFVGTIFFHVGLLALLFYLGFHTPLPLPEEEGILVNFGNTDQGLGKEDPAPSKSNTAVTAVSKPAEKPKPQITQSEPEKTTSSANEKILTQDSEDAPAIPSAEEIAKKKAEIEKNKKIKAEQDRLKKIQIEKKRQEEIKQQQEAEAERQRLAEIEKLRKEEAERQAKITNINNKAKNVFGQGTSTNSSQGKTFPSGNQGSPNGSPDSDNYNGSGLGNKGVSYDLQGRNSISIPKPQYNLQESGKVVVEITVDRNGKVVNARPGMPGSTTSNSTLFEAARKAAMKAIFNSDPKASAFQQGSITYHFQLD, encoded by the coding sequence ATGAGCAATTCAAAAGGTAAGCGAATTGGATTTGTGGGGACAATATTTTTCCATGTTGGATTACTTGCCTTACTATTTTATTTAGGCTTTCATACGCCACTTCCATTGCCTGAAGAAGAAGGCATTTTAGTTAATTTTGGGAATACAGATCAAGGATTAGGAAAAGAAGATCCTGCTCCTTCCAAATCGAACACAGCAGTTACTGCTGTTTCTAAGCCTGCAGAAAAACCAAAACCACAAATAACTCAATCGGAACCTGAAAAAACAACTAGCTCAGCCAACGAAAAAATTCTTACACAGGATAGCGAAGATGCTCCTGCGATTCCATCAGCAGAGGAGATCGCTAAAAAAAAGGCTGAAATTGAGAAAAATAAAAAAATAAAAGCTGAACAGGACCGCCTGAAGAAAATTCAAATTGAGAAGAAGCGTCAGGAAGAAATAAAGCAGCAACAAGAGGCAGAAGCTGAAAGACAACGTTTGGCTGAAATTGAAAAACTTAGAAAAGAAGAAGCAGAAAGGCAGGCGAAAATTACCAACATCAACAACAAAGCAAAAAATGTTTTTGGTCAGGGAACTTCTACAAATTCATCTCAGGGCAAAACATTTCCATCGGGCAATCAAGGTTCTCCAAACGGATCTCCCGACTCTGATAATTACAATGGTTCAGGATTAGGAAATAAAGGCGTTTCCTACGATTTACAAGGCCGAAACTCGATATCTATACCTAAGCCACAATACAACTTACAAGAAAGCGGAAAAGTTGTGGTGGAAATAACTGTTGACCGAAATGGTAAAGTAGTAAATGCAAGACCAGGAATGCCGGGTTCTACAACCAGTAACTCTACCCTATTTGAGGCCGCCAGAAAGGCCGCAATGAAAGCCATTTTCAATTCTGACCCAAAAGCTTCTGCGTTTCAACAGGGTTCAATCACCTATCATTTTCAATTGGATTGA
- a CDS encoding MotA/TolQ/ExbB proton channel family protein → MNYLLILAGIQTAAQNEALLEGQGAEATEISLNFIDLAFKGGWIMVPIIALSAIAMYIFFERFYAIRKATKVDSNFMNRISDYIHEGKMDSALALCESNDTPVSKMISKGIKRIGRPLNDVNAAIENIGNLEVSKLEKNLPTLATVAGAAPMIGFLGTVMGMIQAFYDMSTAGNNIDVSLLSHGIYTAMVTTVAGLIVGIIAYFAYNILVAKVEKVVFTMEATTTEFMDLLNEPIK, encoded by the coding sequence ATGAATTATCTTTTGATTTTAGCTGGGATTCAAACGGCGGCACAAAATGAAGCCTTACTTGAAGGACAAGGAGCGGAAGCCACCGAAATTTCTCTTAATTTTATTGATCTAGCCTTTAAAGGAGGATGGATTATGGTTCCCATTATCGCACTATCGGCTATTGCCATGTACATCTTTTTCGAAAGATTCTACGCAATTCGAAAAGCCACAAAGGTAGATTCAAATTTTATGAATAGAATAAGCGATTACATTCATGAAGGGAAAATGGATTCCGCATTAGCTCTTTGTGAGTCGAATGATACTCCTGTATCAAAAATGATTTCGAAAGGAATTAAGCGGATCGGACGACCATTAAATGATGTTAATGCCGCTATTGAAAACATTGGTAATCTAGAGGTCTCTAAGCTTGAAAAAAACCTCCCTACACTTGCAACTGTTGCTGGTGCGGCTCCAATGATTGGATTCCTTGGAACAGTTATGGGTATGATTCAGGCTTTTTACGATATGTCGACTGCAGGTAACAACATTGATGTTTCTCTCCTATCGCACGGTATATATACAGCAATGGTAACAACAGTTGCAGGTCTTATTGTAGGGATAATCGCTTATTTTGCGTATAATATTTTGGTGGCAAAAGTTGAAAAAGTCGTTTTCACGATGGAAGCAACCACTACCGAATTTATGGATTTATTGAACGAACCAATTAAGTAA
- a CDS encoding chloride channel protein: protein MKNKSLLSRFLIWRVKNIKERQFVLLLSFLVGLLSGIAALVLKNTIHFTHHFLTHRLHVDSANLLYLAYPAIGILLTVLFVKFFVKDNIGHGVSRILYAISKKNSHIKSHNNYSSIIASTLTIAFGGSVGSEAPVVLTGASIGSNLGRMFHMNQKIITLMVGCGAAGAIGGIFNAPIAGMVFTLEVLMLDLTMASLIPLLISSISAASVSYFFMGKVFLLSYAVKEPFVINNIPYYIILGVFAGMVSLYFTRFSMYLETIFDKITNCYRKMLVGGILLGVMIFLFPSLYGEGYNTIQALLNGNYTELVNNSIFYFLKDHYWLLLGYAVLIIVFKVIASTVTTSSGGVGGIFAPSLFLGGISGFFLARVINGFNLVKLSESNFTLIGMAGVMAGVLHAPLTAIFLIVEITGGYALFIPIMITATIAYLTIMYFEPHSIYTKRLAKRGELITHNKDKAVLTLMKMGKVIETDLKRVDPNATLGELVKIISHSHRNIFPVVDEDEKLLGIVLLDDIRDIMFSPEMYDNTFVWGLMIMPPAILDVDAPMDKVMRKFEETGAWNLPVVQDEKYLGFVSKAKIFNVYRRVLVHFSDE from the coding sequence ATGAAGAATAAAAGCTTGCTTTCCCGGTTTTTAATTTGGAGAGTGAAGAACATCAAGGAGCGACAATTCGTTCTGTTATTAAGTTTTTTAGTTGGTCTTTTAAGTGGCATAGCAGCACTTGTATTAAAGAACACCATTCATTTTACACACCACTTTTTAACTCACCGATTGCATGTAGATTCTGCTAACCTTTTGTATTTGGCTTATCCGGCAATAGGAATATTATTGACCGTATTGTTTGTGAAATTTTTCGTGAAGGATAATATTGGACATGGAGTTTCTCGTATTTTGTATGCTATTTCGAAGAAAAATTCTCATATAAAATCACATAATAATTATTCATCCATTATTGCCAGTACTTTAACTATCGCTTTTGGAGGATCGGTTGGATCGGAGGCACCAGTAGTGTTAACGGGAGCATCTATTGGTTCCAATTTGGGACGTATGTTTCACATGAACCAAAAAATTATTACACTAATGGTTGGATGTGGTGCCGCAGGAGCAATTGGAGGTATCTTTAATGCGCCAATTGCAGGTATGGTTTTTACCTTAGAAGTCTTAATGTTAGATCTAACAATGGCTTCTCTAATACCTTTGCTGATATCATCGATTAGTGCAGCCAGTGTATCCTATTTCTTTATGGGAAAAGTGTTTTTGCTATCTTATGCTGTAAAAGAGCCTTTTGTAATTAATAACATTCCATATTATATTATTTTGGGAGTTTTTGCAGGTATGGTTTCTCTATATTTTACACGTTTCTCAATGTATTTGGAAACGATTTTTGATAAGATAACCAATTGTTATCGTAAAATGTTGGTAGGAGGCATTCTACTTGGGGTTATGATCTTTTTATTTCCTTCTCTTTATGGGGAAGGTTATAATACCATTCAAGCTCTTCTTAATGGCAATTATACTGAATTAGTAAATAATAGTATTTTCTATTTTTTAAAAGATCATTACTGGTTGTTACTTGGTTATGCTGTTTTAATTATTGTTTTTAAGGTTATCGCCTCAACAGTTACCACGAGTAGTGGTGGGGTTGGAGGTATTTTTGCCCCATCTTTGTTTTTGGGTGGTATTTCTGGTTTTTTTCTAGCGAGAGTAATCAACGGATTCAATTTAGTTAAGTTATCGGAAAGTAATTTTACTTTGATTGGTATGGCAGGTGTTATGGCAGGTGTGTTGCATGCTCCGTTAACAGCTATATTTCTTATTGTTGAAATCACAGGGGGGTATGCTTTGTTTATTCCCATCATGATAACAGCAACAATAGCTTACCTTACTATCATGTATTTTGAGCCTCACTCAATTTATACCAAGCGATTAGCAAAACGAGGTGAATTGATTACTCATAATAAGGACAAAGCGGTTCTGACACTGATGAAAATGGGTAAGGTGATAGAGACGGATTTAAAACGAGTGGATCCGAATGCTACTTTGGGAGAATTGGTAAAGATTATTTCCCATTCTCATCGAAATATCTTCCCTGTTGTTGATGAGGATGAAAAATTGTTAGGAATCGTACTTTTAGATGATATCAGAGACATCATGTTTAGTCCGGAGATGTACGATAATACATTCGTGTGGGGCTTGATGATAATGCCACCTGCCATCTTGGATGTTGATGCTCCAATGGATAAGGTAATGCGTAAATTTGAAGAAACAGGAGCCTGGAACCTACCGGTTGTACAGGATGAAAAATATTTGGGCTTTGTATCAAAAGCGAAAATCTTTAATGTTTATAGAAGGGTTTTGGTACATTTTTCAGATGAATAG
- a CDS encoding sulfite exporter TauE/SafE family protein produces the protein MEWYYYVLVVLVGVFAGFLNTLAGSGSIISLSLLMFMGLPANVANGTNRIAILLQNMVGVSSFKKQKVFSFKEGIWLALPAIVGSVIGASLAVEINEAMMEKTIGALLIFLFFIVLYKPDAWVKGQAGLIRSKPSIVQVIIFFFIGLYGGFIQAGVGFFLLSGLVLGAGFDLVKANAIKAFIILLYTIFALGIFIMNDQIDYKIGFILAAGNMIGAYIAANFAVSLGAKFVRYILLAVIIFASLKFLGVYEMLGLI, from the coding sequence ATGGAATGGTATTATTATGTTTTGGTTGTATTAGTAGGCGTTTTTGCTGGGTTTCTAAATACGCTGGCAGGTAGTGGATCAATAATTAGCTTGTCTCTGTTGATGTTTATGGGACTTCCTGCAAATGTCGCAAATGGAACCAATAGAATTGCTATATTATTGCAGAATATGGTTGGAGTTAGCAGCTTTAAAAAGCAAAAGGTATTTTCCTTTAAAGAAGGGATATGGCTTGCACTTCCAGCTATTGTCGGATCTGTAATTGGAGCAAGCCTGGCCGTGGAAATCAATGAGGCTATGATGGAGAAAACGATTGGAGCTTTGCTCATATTCTTGTTTTTCATTGTGCTTTACAAACCAGATGCTTGGGTGAAAGGACAAGCTGGTTTAATCCGATCTAAACCAAGTATAGTACAAGTTATAATTTTCTTTTTTATTGGATTGTATGGCGGTTTTATACAAGCTGGAGTCGGGTTCTTTCTTCTTTCAGGTTTGGTGCTTGGTGCTGGTTTTGATCTTGTAAAAGCGAATGCAATTAAAGCGTTTATTATCCTTCTTTATACTATATTTGCCTTAGGCATTTTTATTATGAACGATCAGATCGATTATAAGATTGGTTTTATTCTTGCTGCAGGAAATATGATTGGAGCTTATATTGCCGCTAATTTTGCTGTTAGTTTAGGAGCTAAATTTGTACGTTATATTCTTCTGGCGGTAATTATTTTTGCCTCTCTCAAGTTTCTTGGAGTCTACGAAATGCTTGGATTGATTTAA